One region of Fragaria vesca subsp. vesca linkage group LG4, FraVesHawaii_1.0, whole genome shotgun sequence genomic DNA includes:
- the LOC101300432 gene encoding uncharacterized protein LOC101300432, with product MRDGYSEPVMWLSPLSQLPSSYSLTDAIEMERDYPGWLVKYRVDLNLLVAALPGEDWNACVVLGLSQEDETDNGVEDTSTHLLLQLPGKIISYNLREDLASRHLLS from the exons ATGCGAGATGGGTATTCTGAGCCGGTGATGTGGCTCTCTCCTCTCAGCCAGCTCCCATCTTCATATTCTCTTACCGATG CAATAGAGATGGAGAGGGACTACCCTGGCTGGCTTGTCAAGTATCGTGTTGATCTTAATCTGCTAGTCGCAGCTCTTCCTGGAGAGGATTGGAATGCTTGTGTTGTCTTGGGCCTTTCTCAAGAGGATGAGACAGATAATGGGGTTGAGGATACTTCAACTCATCTTTTGTTGCAGCTGCCTGGTAAGATCATATCCTATAATCTGAGGGAAGACCTAGCTTCAAGACATCTGTTGAGTTAG